Genomic DNA from uncultured Acetobacterium sp.:
CGTCAGGGGCCCAACCACCCGGAACCAGAATGCCATCATAATCGTCAGGATTAATATCGGTATAGGCCAGATCGGAAACGCAGGGCACACCGTATTTGCCAATGTACTTTTTACCTGCTTCTTCCCCAACAACATGAACGGTTACCCCTTCTTCGCGCAGGCGAAGCACCGGATACCATAATTCAAGATCTTCAAAATCATTACTGATCAACGCGATAATCTTTTTGTTTTTCATCTTGTTCCTCCTATATAAATTTAATTGTGAACTTAATTATTAAGCATTCCCTCGGGAGCCAGGTTTGACCAAAGCAACTTTACCGGCTTTGCAGATGGGGCAATCGTCGGGATCCCAGGCGGTAATTTCCAGTTTAATGGATGAGTAGATGGGCATGTTAATTTCAACCCCCGCAGCCCGACGGTCGGCGATGCAGGCAACGCCTAAGACGACCGCACCCAGTTCTTCCAATACTTTCTTCGTTTCAATGGTCGATTTTCCAGTGGTGACGACATCTTCGGTAATGATAACGCGTTCGCCGGGTTTGATTTCAAAACCGCGCCGCAGTTCCATCAGTCCGTCTTTACGTTCGGTAAAGATGGATTCTTTGCCTAACTGCCGGCCGATTTCGTAGGAGACGATGACGCCGCCCATGGCTGGTCCAACAACCTTATCAATTTCCAATGCTTTTAACTGTTCCACTACTGGCGCTAAAACTTTGGCAGCCGCATCGGGAAAGCGCAGCACCTTGGCACATTGGACATACTGATCGCTGTGTTTTCCTGATGACAGTAAAAAATGTCCTTCTAAAAAGGCATCGGTTTCTTTTAATATTGCTAATACTTCCTGACTCATACTATTCCTCATTTCTATCTTTTATATTAAACAATTCCCCGGACTTCACTGATATTGGCCAGACCTTCGTTGATGCAATAGGCTTCTAGGCCATCAATAATCTCAATGGGCGCCATCGGGTTATTGAAGTTGATGGTACCGATTTGGATGCAGGTTGCCCCAGCCATGATAAATTCCAGGGCGTCTTGCCAATCACTGATCCCGCCCATGGCCATAACTGGAATTTTTACGGCCTGACAGACCTGATGGGTCATCCGCAGGGCAATCGGTTTGACCGCCGGGCCGGATAATCCGGCATAGAGATTCTCAAAAACAACTTTTTTCTTTCTATAGTCAATGGCCATGCCTTGAAGCGTATT
This window encodes:
- the pyrE gene encoding orotate phosphoribosyltransferase, with protein sequence MSQEVLAILKETDAFLEGHFLLSSGKHSDQYVQCAKVLRFPDAAAKVLAPVVEQLKALEIDKVVGPAMGGVIVSYEIGRQLGKESIFTERKDGLMELRRGFEIKPGERVIITEDVVTTGKSTIETKKVLEELGAVVLGVACIADRRAAGVEINMPIYSSIKLEITAWDPDDCPICKAGKVALVKPGSRGNA